The Gammaproteobacteria bacterium DNA window TTGCTGGATGTTAAAAGCTACAGGTAGCTTACCCATTCTTGTTGAGTCAGTTTCTTTGTCAAAATAACCAATAACATAATCCCATATTTCAGATTCTGCTTTAAAACGTTTGGCAATTTCTACTGTGGCGCAGGCATCGACCATTGCATCGTGGGCAGGGCCTGTCACAAAATTATTTGCAGTGTTGATGTGTTCGAGTTTAAGTGTGGGGACTCCGTTAAGGCAAGGCCAGTGAATTGATTGATTGTTAAATAAAAAATAAAGGGTAGCGATGGGGTAAATATCCATGCGTCCGCATTGGTTAGCATATTGGTGATTATAGGGGGGTAATAAATTGCGGTAAAAAGAAAATCGTAAGAATTCATCATCAAATCCCAGTGTATTATAACCTAGGCTAATAGTTCCTGGAGTGTTCATGAGACCGTGAATCGTTGTTATCGCCTCTGCTTCACTGAGGCCTTGATTAAGATCTTCTAATGAGAGTCCGTGGATTATGATGGCGTGAGGACTAGGTACAACATCAGGATTTAGCCGTACGTGAAAATGATGGCGCTCAATTTCATTGAGTGCTTCATCTGTGCGGATAGCAGCAAACTGCAAAACCTGATCGAAGGCTTTGTTTAGACCCGTAGTCTCAATGTCGTAAAATAAATAAGTCCTTTCCATACGATGTAGTCCCTTGGAAAACCCATCGAGTTTACATAGTATTTTAATTCTTGTCACGCACTTGCGTCCACGGTTTTAAAATTACCAGGCCAGAAAAGAAAGTGTTGAGTTATCAAAACATCTAAATTCTTTTACGGGGAGGTGCTGATTTGTGAATTATCGTGGAATGAATCCTAGAACATCGTAAACACGATTTAATGTTTTTTGTGCGATTTTTCGGGCTTTCAAGGCTGCTTCATGTAATTGCTGCTGCAATTTTGCTTCATCGGCTCTAATTTGTTGATAACGTGTTTGGATGGGGTTGAGGAAATCAACAACCGCTTCAGCAACGTCTTGTTTGAATTGGCCGTAACCTCTGCCCGCGTAGTGTTGTTCTAAAACGGGAATTGGTTGCTCGGTGATGGCTGATAGGAGTGTCAATAAATTACTGACCCCGGGCTTATCTTCATCCGTTCGGATTTCGCTTCCTGAGTCTGTGACAGCGCGTTTAATTTTTTTCACTATGACATCGGGTGGATCTAATAGTGCAACATAATTTTGTTCGTTGGTATCGGTTTTTGACATTTTGACTGTGGGATCTTGCAGACCCATTATGCGTCCACCGGCGGATTTTTTGGGAATATAAGGCTCTGGTACAGTAAAGGTGTCAGGATAAAGATTGTTGAATCGAATTGCTAAATCCCGTGTTAATTCGAGGTGTTGTTTTTGATCGCCTCCGACTGGGACAAGATTAGTGCGATATAAAAGAATATCGGCTGCCATTAAGACCGGATAACCAAAAAGACCCGCATTGATATTATCAGCATTTTTTTTGGATTTATCTTTGAATTGTGTCATGCGCTTTAATTCACCCATGAACGTAAAACAATTTAAAATCCAGGCTAATTCTGTGTGTTCTGGGACATGAGATTGCGCAATAATCAAACTTTTCTTAGGATCCAAACCGCATGCGATATACAGCGAAAGTAATTCATAGCAGCGTGTACGAAATTCTTCAGGATTTTGACGAACAGTCATGGCATGTAAATCAACCAATGCGAAGATACAATCGTATTCATCTTGGCGACCGACCCAATTTTTAATGGCGCCAATGTAGTTACCGATCATCAAGTTGCCGGTTGGTTGAATTCCGCTAAAAAGTACAGGTTTTTGTTTCATACACAGATATTAAACTATTTTGGGAGGGTTTGAACAGAGAAGTAGATAACCTTGGGAATAAAGTTGAAATATCGTACAATTTTGGTACTATATACCTAATGTTAGAAAACGAGAGAAGTTATGCTCAAACTCAGTAAATTAGCGGATTACGGCCTTATCGTTATGAGCTGTTTAGCACAAGATACTAGCGGTCATGCAAGTGCCCGCGGCATTTCTGCGCAGGTCAATGTAGCCCTTCCAACTGTCAGTAAGGTGCTCAAACTGCTAGTGGGCGGTGGGTTGGTAGAATCCTTGCGTGGGGTAAAAGGGGGCTATCGATTAGCACGATCAGCCTCTGAGATCACAGTGGTCGACATCATTTTAGCGTTGGATGGGCCGGTTGGGCTCACCGAATGTAGTACAATGACAGGGCATTGTGCCCATGAACCCCTTTGTGCATTGCGCAGTAATTGGCAATTGGTGAATAGAGCTGTGTTGGGTGTACTCAATAAAATCACGTTAGCTGAAATGTGTAAGCCCTTACCGATGCAGCATCCCGTTTTAAAAAATATTGGTGTGGAGGCCTTGGTATGAGTACCGAGCAAAATGCGGTATTAGTAGCCGCAGTACAAAAATCATATGAACACGGTTTTGTTACCGATATTGCTTCTGATACCATTGCGCCCGGTTTAAATGAGGATGTGATTCGACTGATCTCTTCAAAAAAAAATGAACCTGATTTTATGCTGGAATGGCGGTTACAGGCCTATCGTTACTGGTTAACGATGACACCGCCAAATTGGGCTTTTGTAAAATTTCCGACTATCGATTTCCAATCTATCGCTTATTATTCAGCGCCAAAATCAGATAAGGACCGACCTAAGAGCTTGGATGAAGTTGATCCTAAACTACTTGAAACCTACGAAAAACTCGGTGTTCCGTTGCATGAACGAGCTCGTTTAGCGGGTGTTGCAGTTGATGCTGTTTTTGATAGCGTTTCTGTTGCTACAACATTCAAAGAGACCTTGTCAAAAGCGGGCGTCATTTTTTGTTCTTTTTCTGAAGCGACTAGAGAATATCCTGAACTTGTAAAAAAATATTTAGGGACGGTAGTTCCTTATCGCGATAATTTTTACGCGGCTTTAAATTCTGCGGTTTTTAGTGATGGATCTTTTGTCTATATTCCTAAAGGTGTGCGTTGTCCCATGGAGCTTTCCACGTATTTTCGAATCAATGCGGCAAATACCGGGCAGTTTGAACGCACATTAATTATTGCAGAAGAAGGTAGCTTCGTTAGCTACTTAGAAGGTTGTACTGCACCAATGCGCGACGAAAATCAGTTGCATGCTGCAGTTGTTGAGTTGGTGGCGCTCGAAGACGCACAAATAAAATATTCAACAGTACAAAACTGGTATCCAGGCGACGAAAATGGTAAAGGGGGGATCTATAATTTTGTGACAAAACGCGGAGCATGTCGTGGGGCACGATCAAAAATTTCATGGACTCAAATTGAAACAGGTTCTGCAATCACTTGGAAATATCCCAGTGTTATTCTGCAAGGAGATGATTCAGTGGGTGAGTTCTATTCTGTTGCTCTGACGAATCATTATCAACAAGCTGATACTGGTACTAAAATGATTCATATCGGAAAAAATACAAAAAGCACTATAATTTCGAAGGGAATTTCAGCGGGACGTGGACAAAATGCTTATCGTGGTTTAGTACGAGTTGCACCTACTGCTCATAATGCACGTAATTATACACAGTGTGATTCTTTGTTGATTGGTGAAAAATGTGGCGCTCATACTTTCCCTTATATTGAAGTCAAAAACAACTCTGCAAAAGTGGAACATGAAGCTTCTACATCGCGCATCGGAGAAGATCAGCTTTTTTACTGTCAACAACGTGGGCTGCGAGAAGAAGATGCTATTTCTTTGATCGTGAATGGCTTTTGTAAGCAAGTATTTAATGAGCTCCCACTAGAATTTGCTGTTGAAGCTCAAAAACTGATGGAAGTTAGTTTGGAAGGGGCTGTGGGTTGAGATCAGAATTTTATTCGAATAGAGAGAGTTAAGATGTTAAAGATAGAAAATTTACAAGTGAGTGTTAAAGGTAAATCCATTATTTTGCAAGGTATCAATCTTGAAGTAAAACCTGGAGAAATACATGCGATTATGGGGCCTAATGGCTCAGGAAAAAGTACACTAGCCAGTGTGTTAGCAGGGCGTGACGATTATGATATTACAGCGGGAACCGTCAAATTTGAAAATGACGACTTATTATCGCTGTCGCCTGAAGAAAGAGCGATTAAAGGTTTATTTTTAGCTTTTCAATATCCGGTTGAATTACCCGGTGTGAATAATTTATATTTTTTGAAAAGCGCACTTAATAGTATTCGTCGTGCACGAGGACAATCTGAATACGATGCTATAGATTTTATACAATTTGTTCGATCAAAATTACAAGATTTGGGAATGGATGAAGCGTTTTTACAACGCGCAGTAAATCACGGATTTTCAGGTGGTGAAAAGAAACGAAACGAAGTATTACAAATGATGGTGCTCGAACCAAAGTTGGCTATTTTGGACGAAACCGATTCGGGATTAGATATTGATGCATTACAAGCTGTAGCTAAAGGTGTTAATAGTCTTCGAGATTCATCTCGATCTTTTATTGTGGTAACGCACTATCAGCGATTACTCGATTTTATTGTGCCCGATTTTGTCCACGTGTTAGCAAATGGCCGTATCATAAAATCAGGTGGTAAAGAATTGGCCCTAGAATTAGAAGAGAAAGGTTATGGTTGGTTAGTTGAAGAATCAGTTTAGTGGAGAAAGAGTGTGAATTGGCAAAATAACGATATAGATACACTAACGTCACAATTACCAGGCGTAACGTTGCCCTGGATTAAAGACTTGCGTCAGCAACAATGGCAGGCATTTTTACATCATGGTATTCCAACTAGACAGCATGAAGCGTGGAAGTATACTGATATTAGTACTTTGAAACAATTGAACGTGAACAATTCAGGCTCTCCGTTCACATCTGAGACACTCTCCTTTTCACCCGTCGATTTGCCCGATGGAGTTATTGTGAACGATCTTCAATCAGCACTCGAAACGCATGCTGATTATGTTAAAAAAGCGTTTTCGAAATATCAAAATAGCTCTTTGGGGCTTTTAAATTTCAACACAAGTCTCTGGGGAAATGGAGTATTTATTTATATTCCTGACGATGTGGTAATTGATAAGCCAATAATGATTCACTATCGCAAAAATAATTCTGATATTAATATCGAAGTATTCCGAAATTTAATTTTCTGCGGAAAACGAAGTCGTGTAACGATTATGGAAAATTTTAGTAGTGAAAGTGATGCGCCATATTGGCAACAAAGAGTGACTCAAATTGAGTTGGATGAGTACTCTCAACTGAATCATATTCAAAGTCAAAACGAAGGCATTAATGCGACGCATATCAGCGATACATTGATCGAACAATTAGCTCATTCGGTTTATTGCGGTAATAGTTTTTCAATAGGCGGTAAATTGCAGCGGCAAGCATGGCAGGTCAATTTGTTGGGTGAAAAAGCGCGTAGTTCTTGCCGAGGGTTGAGTATTGTGAATGGGGCTCAACACAGTGATTATCATGTGACCATGAATCATGCGGCAAAAAGTTGTGTTAGTGAACAACAATTTAAAGCTATTGCAAACGATAAAGCACGCGCGATATACAACGGAAAAGTGATAGTGCAAGCGACAGGCCAACAAGCAGTTGCGCATCAACAAAGCCGCAATTTACTCTTATCCTCTAATGCGGAAATCGACACTCGTCCAGAATTAGAAATTTATACCGACGATGTTAAGTGTAGTCATGGAGCCAGTGTTGGTCAGATTGATGCCGAACAACTTTTCTACTTACAATCGAGAGGGATCAGTGCTGATCAAGCTAAAGAAATATTGTTACACGCATTTATTTACGATCAACTCGACGAATTGACACCTGACATCGAAGCATTAGTCATGCCTATTATCGAAGCTAAATTAGCTACAATAAACGGAGGGCATACTCAATGAGCACTGTTACCACTAAAATTAACAATAGTACTCAAACCGATTTTGATATTGAGGCTATTAGAAAGGATTTTCCACTTCTTCATCAGAAAATTCACGGACACCCGTTGGTATATCTTGATAATGCAGCCACCTCACAAAAACCGCAATCAGTTATTCAAATTGAGAAAGACTTTTACGAAACCATCAACGCGAATATCCATAGAGGCGTTCATACATTGAGTGATCGAGCGACTCAATCTTATGAAAATTCCCGTGAAAAAGTCAGGCAATTTATCAATGCAAAAAGTGTACGTGAGATAGTGTTTGTGCGAGGTGCAACAGAAGCGATTAATTTAGTTGCAAGTAGTTTCGGTCAATTGAAAATTACTCAAGGTGATGAGATTATTATCAGTTCCTTAGAGCATCATGCGAATATTGTGCCGTGGCAATTATTATGTGAGCAAAAAGGAGCCACGTTAAAAATAATTCCTGTTTTCGAGAATGGCGAATTAGATTTACTTTCCTATGAGAATTTAATTAATCCCCGTACAAAATTGATCGCGTTGACTCATGTATCCAATGCGATTGGTACTGTGAATCCCATAGTAGATATGATTAATACGGCCCATCGCAGTGGAGTGCCCGTTTTAATTGATGGCGCTCAAGCAGTACCCCATGAAAAAATCGATGTGCAAGATTTAGACTGTGATTTCTATGTTTTTTCTGGGCATAAACTATATGGTCCTACTGGTGTTGGTGTCTTATATGCCAAAGAAAGTTTGTTAAACGCGATGCCACCTTATCAAGGCGGTGGTGAAATGATTCGTATGGTTACATTTACACATTCAACATACAACGATTTACCTTATAAATTTGAAGCTGGAACACCTAATATTGCTGGCGTGATAGGACTGGGTGCTGCAATAGATTATTTAAATGCACTGGATTTTTCTAGCATTAATAAATATGAGCAGCAATTATTGGCTTATGCAACGGAAAAACTCTTATCATTCGATGATTTGCGAATTATCGG harbors:
- the trpS gene encoding tryptophan--tRNA ligase; protein product: MKQKPVLFSGIQPTGNLMIGNYIGAIKNWVGRQDEYDCIFALVDLHAMTVRQNPEEFRTRCYELLSLYIACGLDPKKSLIIAQSHVPEHTELAWILNCFTFMGELKRMTQFKDKSKKNADNINAGLFGYPVLMAADILLYRTNLVPVGGDQKQHLELTRDLAIRFNNLYPDTFTVPEPYIPKKSAGGRIMGLQDPTVKMSKTDTNEQNYVALLDPPDVIVKKIKRAVTDSGSEIRTDEDKPGVSNLLTLLSAITEQPIPVLEQHYAGRGYGQFKQDVAEAVVDFLNPIQTRYQQIRADEAKLQQQLHEAALKARKIAQKTLNRVYDVLGFIPR
- a CDS encoding SUF system Fe-S cluster assembly regulator, translated to MLKLSKLADYGLIVMSCLAQDTSGHASARGISAQVNVALPTVSKVLKLLVGGGLVESLRGVKGGYRLARSASEITVVDIILALDGPVGLTECSTMTGHCAHEPLCALRSNWQLVNRAVLGVLNKITLAEMCKPLPMQHPVLKNIGVEALV
- the sufB gene encoding Fe-S cluster assembly protein SufB, giving the protein MSTEQNAVLVAAVQKSYEHGFVTDIASDTIAPGLNEDVIRLISSKKNEPDFMLEWRLQAYRYWLTMTPPNWAFVKFPTIDFQSIAYYSAPKSDKDRPKSLDEVDPKLLETYEKLGVPLHERARLAGVAVDAVFDSVSVATTFKETLSKAGVIFCSFSEATREYPELVKKYLGTVVPYRDNFYAALNSAVFSDGSFVYIPKGVRCPMELSTYFRINAANTGQFERTLIIAEEGSFVSYLEGCTAPMRDENQLHAAVVELVALEDAQIKYSTVQNWYPGDENGKGGIYNFVTKRGACRGARSKISWTQIETGSAITWKYPSVILQGDDSVGEFYSVALTNHYQQADTGTKMIHIGKNTKSTIISKGISAGRGQNAYRGLVRVAPTAHNARNYTQCDSLLIGEKCGAHTFPYIEVKNNSAKVEHEASTSRIGEDQLFYCQQRGLREEDAISLIVNGFCKQVFNELPLEFAVEAQKLMEVSLEGAVG
- the sufC gene encoding Fe-S cluster assembly ATPase SufC, with the protein product MLKIENLQVSVKGKSIILQGINLEVKPGEIHAIMGPNGSGKSTLASVLAGRDDYDITAGTVKFENDDLLSLSPEERAIKGLFLAFQYPVELPGVNNLYFLKSALNSIRRARGQSEYDAIDFIQFVRSKLQDLGMDEAFLQRAVNHGFSGGEKKRNEVLQMMVLEPKLAILDETDSGLDIDALQAVAKGVNSLRDSSRSFIVVTHYQRLLDFIVPDFVHVLANGRIIKSGGKELALELEEKGYGWLVEESV
- the sufD gene encoding Fe-S cluster assembly protein SufD, which encodes MNWQNNDIDTLTSQLPGVTLPWIKDLRQQQWQAFLHHGIPTRQHEAWKYTDISTLKQLNVNNSGSPFTSETLSFSPVDLPDGVIVNDLQSALETHADYVKKAFSKYQNSSLGLLNFNTSLWGNGVFIYIPDDVVIDKPIMIHYRKNNSDINIEVFRNLIFCGKRSRVTIMENFSSESDAPYWQQRVTQIELDEYSQLNHIQSQNEGINATHISDTLIEQLAHSVYCGNSFSIGGKLQRQAWQVNLLGEKARSSCRGLSIVNGAQHSDYHVTMNHAAKSCVSEQQFKAIANDKARAIYNGKVIVQATGQQAVAHQQSRNLLLSSNAEIDTRPELEIYTDDVKCSHGASVGQIDAEQLFYLQSRGISADQAKEILLHAFIYDQLDELTPDIEALVMPIIEAKLATINGGHTQ
- a CDS encoding cysteine desulfurase, coding for MSTVTTKINNSTQTDFDIEAIRKDFPLLHQKIHGHPLVYLDNAATSQKPQSVIQIEKDFYETINANIHRGVHTLSDRATQSYENSREKVRQFINAKSVREIVFVRGATEAINLVASSFGQLKITQGDEIIISSLEHHANIVPWQLLCEQKGATLKIIPVFENGELDLLSYENLINPRTKLIALTHVSNAIGTVNPIVDMINTAHRSGVPVLIDGAQAVPHEKIDVQDLDCDFYVFSGHKLYGPTGVGVLYAKESLLNAMPPYQGGGEMIRMVTFTHSTYNDLPYKFEAGTPNIAGVIGLGAAIDYLNALDFSSINKYEQQLLAYATEKLLSFDDLRIIGEAENKAPVISFVLGTIHPHDIGTILDHHGIAVRAGHHCAMPLMERFGLSATVRASFAFYNTFSEIDRLIEGLHEVRRMLG